The following coding sequences are from one Lolium rigidum isolate FL_2022 chromosome 6, APGP_CSIRO_Lrig_0.1, whole genome shotgun sequence window:
- the LOC124659232 gene encoding premnaspirodiene oxygenase-like — MNDDLVYVCSALAVSILAIAVVQLLKARQRLPPGPLNLPVIGSAHRLVNALPHRAMRDLAGVHGPLMYLRVGQVPLVVVTSKEVAREVLKTHDAIFATRPKLMAGDIVAYGSTDLLFCSTPGDYFRKLRRLCVQEILSNDRIRSYQDIREDEVRSLVEDIRAAGPSAPVDLSRKIYKLTNGIVSRAAFGMKSSKAEDFVAAIKHSFVYSTGFSIADLFPGFTGILSFLTGQRRTLEGVRDTIDGILEEIINEREQILKSGRSTASEKNLVEVLLGLQGNEDFGFPITRSTVKAVILDIFAGGTETSGTSMEWAMSELMANPKVMGKLQGEIRAAFGDKEFISEADLRASGGVMKYLGLVIKETFRLHPPAPILVPRESTEACEINGYVIPAKTRVVINSWAIMRDPRYWEDAEEFRPERFEGGRMDFLGGNFEYTPFGSGRRMCPGYNYGMASMELTLVQLLHSFDWSLPDGVDQLDMTEIVSLSLTRKTHLMLRAAPHRAPLPSS; from the exons ATGAACGACGATCTTGTGTACGTGTGCTCTGCTCTGGCCGTGTCAATTTTGGCCATCGCGGTTGTCCAGCTTCTGAAGGCGCGACAACGGCTGCCGCCGGGGCCGCTGAACCTGCCGGTGATCGGGAGCGCGCACCGGCTGGTGAACGCGCTGCCGCACCGCGCGATGCGCGACCTGGCCGGCGTGCACGGCCCGCTCATGTACCTCCGCGTGGGTCAGGTGCCCTTGGTAGTGGTCACCTCCAAGGAGGTCGCCCGCGAGGTGCTCAAGACCCACGACGCCATCTTCGCCACCCGGCCGAAGCTCATGGCCGGCGACATCGTGGCGTACGGCTCGACGGACCTCCTTTTCTGCTCCACCCCCGGCGACTacttccggaagctccgaaggCTGTGCGTCCAGGAGATCCTGAGCAACGACCGCATCCGGTCGTACCAGGACATCAGGGAGGACGAGGTGCGGAGCCTCGTGGAGGACATCCGGGCGGCCGGGCCATCGGCGCCGGTGGACCTCAGCAGGAAGATCTACAAATTAACCAACGGCATCGTCTCCCGGGCGGCGTTCGGCATGAAGAGCAGCAAAGCCGAGGACTTCGTGGCGGCCATCAAGCACAGCTTCGTCTACTCCACCGGCTTCTCGATCGCTGACCTCTTCCCTGGTTTCACGGGGATCCTCAGCTTCCTCACCGGCCAGAGGAGGACCCTGGAGGGCGTTCGTGACACCATCGACGGCATCCTGGAGGAGATCATCAACGAGAGGGAGCAGATCCTCAAGAGCGGCAGGTCAACCGCGTCGGAGAAGAACCTGGTGGAAGTTCTCCTGGGCCTCCAGGGGAATGAAGACTTTGGTTTTCCCATCACCCGTTCCACTGTCAAAGCAGTTATCTTG GACATATTTGCGGGTGGGACAGAGACATCCGGGACATCCATGGAATGGGCGATGTCGGAGCTGATGGCGAACCCAAAGGTGATGGGGAAGCTGCAAGGCGAGATCAGGGCTGCGTTCGGCGACAAGGAGTTCATCAGCGAGGCGGATCTCCGGGCGAGCGGCGGCGTGATGAAGTACCTCGGCCTGGTGATCAAGGAGACCTTCAGGCTGCACCCGCCGGCGcccatcctggtccctcgggagaGCACGGAGGCCTGCGAGATCAACGGCTACGTGATCCCGGCGAAGACGAGGGTGGTGATAAACTCGTGGGCGATCATGAGGGACCCCCGGTACTGGGAGGACGCGGAGGAGTTCAGGCCGGAGAGGTTCGAGGGAGGTCGCATGGACTTCCTCGGCGGCAACTTCGAGTACACGCCGTTCGGGTCCGGGAGGAGGATGTGCCCCGGTTACAACTACGGCATGGCGAGCATGGAGCTCACCCTCGTGCAGCTCCTGCACTCATTCGACTGGAGCCTTCCGGATGGTGTGGATCAGCTCGACATGACCGAGATCGTGTCGCTGAGCTTGACCAGGAAGACGCACCTCATGCTGCGGGCTGCCCCTCATCGTGCACCGCTGCCTTCTTCCTAA